The following are from one region of the Chiloscyllium punctatum isolate Juve2018m chromosome 24, sChiPun1.3, whole genome shotgun sequence genome:
- the LOC140494867 gene encoding zona pellucida sperm-binding protein 4-like, with protein MGNPPVGQGAAALRLVSSPISGYKAGWCSGAGTDSGSAMGHWLVWCLYLWAARPFLVSAVCPPEPGWRLPCGLATINSTECIKQGCCFQSPSLSGQSCFYNLRDSPVCTADGQFTVAITRNLTRPALNLSSLYVKDGHEAECRPKLVTAELVAFRFPITSCGSIQREENGSFVYETDVLGKRMIQREPLGSITRDSTFRLHLQCKYKGEHEAGLQINVSVYTLPPPLAASEDGILRLELRIATDGSYSWWYRDSDYPIQRILKESVFVEIRVKDRTDPMIVLRLRDCWATPVPAPDHEVQWSLLVDGCPYEGDDYLTLLHPVGLSSGLQFPTHHKRFEVKTFVFLDGVSEQPLSGQVYLHCSAEVCTPSTQDDCTTRCGPRTRRSALLHEGTLVSAPGPVVLLEVENSQSKLLLNENGAAGSPVLIGVAVGFLVFLLMLMAAVYRMKNPTQSVPSVMRLNCRP; from the exons ATGGGGAACCCCCCCGTGGGGCAGGGAGCTGCTGCACTGCGATTGGTTTCCTCACCAATTAGCGGCTATAAAGCGGGTTGGTGCTCAGGGGCGGGCACAGATTCAGGCAGCGCGATGGGACATTGGTTGGTTTGGTGTCTGTACCTTTGGGCCGCTCGGCCCTTCCTGGTCTCTGCTGTGTGTCCTCCGGAGCCGGGCTGGAGGCTGCCGTGTGGCCTGGCCACTATCAACAGCACTGAGTGCATCAAGCAGGGCTGCTGCTTTCAGTCCCCGAGTCTCAGTGGGCAATCCTGTTTCTACAACCTGAGAGACAGCCCAG TGTGCACAGCAGATGGCCAGTTCACTGTAGCAATCACCAGGAACCTGACCCGTCCTGCCCTCAACCTGTCATCTCTGTACGTGAAAGATGGACATGAAGCTGAGTGCAGGCCTAAGCTCGTCACAGCAGAACTTGTAGCCTTCCGCTTCCCAATTACCTCTTGTGGCTCGATCCAGCGG GAGGAGAATGGGAGCTTTGTGTATGAAACAGATGTCTTGGGGAAGAGGATGATTCAGAGGGAGCCACTGGGCTCAATAACCCGGGACAGCACCTTCAG GCTGCACCTCCAGTGCAAGTACAAGGGGGAGCATGAGGCAGGCTTACAAATCAATGTCTCTGTTtacaccctccctccaccactaGCTGCTTCTGAAGATGGGATCCTGAGGCTGGAGCTGCGAATAGCAACAG ATGGCAGCTACAGCTGGTGGTACAGGGACAGTGACTACCCCATTCAGAGAATCCTTAAGGAGTCGGTGTTTGTTGAGATTCGTGTGAAGGATCGCACTGACCCAATGATAGTCCTGAGACTGCGTGACTGCTGGGCAACTCCTGTGCCAGCCCCTGACCATGAGGTGCAGTGGAGTCTCCTGGTGGATGG GTGTCCCTATGAAGGTGATGACTATCTGACCCTCCTACACCCAGTAGGTCTCTCTTCTGGCCTGCAGTTCCCAACCCACCACAAGCGGTTTGAAGTGAAGACGTTTGTTTTCTTGGATGGAGTGTCTGAGCAGCCCCTCTCTGGACAG GTTTACTTACACTGCAGTGCTGAGgtttgcaccccctccactcaAGATGACTGTACAACCAGATGTGGCCCAA GGACACGCAGGAGTGCTCTCCTCCATGAGGGGACCTTGGTAAGTGCTCCTGGTCCAGTTGTTCTCCTGGAAGTTGAGAACAGCCAGTCGAAGCTGCTGCTTAATGAGAATG GTGCTGCTGGATCTCCTGTTCTGATTGGAGTAGCTGTTGGGTTTCTGGTGTTCCTGTTGATGCTGATGGCTGCAGTGTACAGAATGAAGAACCCAACCCAGTCTGTCCCCAGTGTCATGAGATTGAACTGTCGGCCTTGA